The DNA sequence GCATGAACATCCAATCCTGCGCAGCGAGGATAGATGACATCCATGATGAAAATCCTCCTTTTCGATGATCGAGTGCGCAAACAGTGAATCCACGGGAGACATGCGGCAGTTTTCCGTTCGTCGTCACCTTTCCTCTATCACAGGAAAGGGCGGACAATGGGTGGTGCACCCAGTGGATTCAAACACTTTTCCGTACAGGGTCTAAGCCACCATTAAGCATAACGTCCTGTTAAACTGTTTGCGCCTATTCTTCATTATGGGAAGAAAAGGGGGATTTTCATCCCTGGGTGGAGGGCAAAGCGTGCTGCCCATGGATCTTTTCCGTGAAAATCCCACGTTGGTGAGTGGTGATTTTCATGCCCGAGCGGAGGGCAAACCATTGCCCATGGATCTTTTCTGGCCGCGCTGGATTTCCCAAGTTCAAAAACCGCAAGGCGAAACAGTCGTACACCACAAATGCCGCGTTTTTTGTTATAATGATAGCGTTGTCCATGAATTTTGCCGGAAGAAGGTGATGGCTTTGGCGTTCATTACATCGCTCATCGCCGTTGTAATGGCGTTTTTCATCTTTTTTGTGCGCATGAAGGCGTCAGAAAAGCCGACGAATGCCAAAAAAATTATTTTGCCGCCGCTGTTTATGAGCACTGGGGCGCTCATGTTCATCGATCCAGTCTTTCGCGTCACACGCGGGGAGCTCATTGAGGCGGTCATTCTCGGCCTGTTCTTCTCGCTGTTTCTCATTAAAACGTCGAAATTTGAAATCCGTGGCAACGATATTTATTTGAAACGCTCAAAATCTTTTATTTGGATTTTGCTCGGGTTGATTGTCATTCGTCTTGGCTTGAAAACGTATTTAGGTCGAACGATCGACTATCGCCAGTTAAGCGGCATGTTTTATTTGCTCGCGTTTTCAATGATCGTCCCATGGCGGATTGCGATGTATGTTTCGTATAGAAAACTGGCAGCGCAGCTGAGACCGCCGATTCTTACGTGAAAAGGCGTCCGAGAGAATGTAGACGCCTTTTCTTGCGCCAAGTGCATAAAACGGCCGCGAGGCGTCAAACGTTGCGTTTTCGTTGAGATCCGCCTCTTGTTTGCCGCGCAGCGGCCGCAGCGAGCCGCGAGGCGAAATGGTGAAAAAGCCGCCGTCTCATCTGTCGGTTCGGATGAGCGTCAGCGGCTTTCCAACAAATGTTGATATGGGGCGAGATCGATGTTTTTCGCTTGCAACGTCCGGATCAAAAATTTATGATCGCGCTTGGGGGTTGCGATGATGTAGCCGCGAATGAGCAAATCGCGTGTGATGCGCGGCGCCTGCTCCTTCAAGGCAAGCTCGCCGATTTTGCCGGCGATTTTTTGCCGGGCCACGTCGCGAAACAGTTCGGGCACAGGGCGGACAAGCTCCTCAAGCAGCGCCTTTTCTTCATCCCCCCATAAATGGCGCGTCTGCTCAATATAATACTCCTGCCAGTCGAGTTCCGATTTTCCATCTTCTTTCGGCAGTCGTTTCAAAAATTTGCGGAACATAAAAAAGCCGCCGATCGACATCATGACAAGCAAAAAGACAACCCAAACCAAAATAAACCAAAGAAACCATCCGGTCAGCACGATGACCACCCCAACTACTGATCGAGAGTTTGTCTTCTGCTGTCCGCAACAAGCAGGGCGGCAGAGGACAAGTTTCGTCTATTATTATGTCGAAAAGCGCAAGGCTTGGCAAGCATTGAGAGCGCGTCCAGCATTCTGTTACGGTCCGTAACGCAACTGTAACGCAACTGTAAAGATGCCTGCCCCGTCCTAGAGCGTCAACGGTTTTGAAATAGGCTACCCGCTCGTCTGGAAATGAAAGACAGTGACGCGCCTAGTTTTGCCTGTTAATCTAGTAAGAAAAGAGAAACAGGAAGAACGATGGAGGCAAGGTGGATGATGGAAATGAAGAAAACAATTGCAGCGCTGGCCATAACTTGCAGTCTGGCGCTTGGTTCACAATCGGTGCTGGCGGAAGCGGCGGGCTCCTATACATACTACCAAGTGAAAAAAGGCGATACGCTGTCGAAAATCGCCAAACAATATCATACAACGGTGGCTTCACTAAAATCGCTGAACAGTTTAAAAACGGATACGATCCGCATTGGCGCGAAATTGAAAGTCCCGGCGGCTGCGAAGCGTCCCGCCTTGGCATCAGCCGGCAAAAAGGCGATTTCGCTCACCGCCGCCGACCGAAAGCTGCTTGCTCAGCTCGTGCAGGCGGAGACCGGCTCGCTCGAGCCGTTTGCCGGCAAGGTGGAAGTGGCGCTTGTCGTTTTAAACCGTACAACGCACCCAGAGTTTCCAAAGACGGTGCGCGGCGTCATTTATCAAAAAACGAAATCCGGCTATGCGTTTGTGCCGGTGAAAACGGGGAAATTGACCCGCATTCAGCCGACCAAGCAAGATTACGAGGCGGTCGACAAGGCGCTGGCCTTATTCCCAAACGACCGCCGTGGCTCGCTTTATTTCTACAATCCGAAAATCACAAAAGACAAGTGGATGTTATCGCGTCCGGTGACGATTCGCATCGGGCACCATGTCTTTGCGAAGTGAACAGAGCCGGGACAGGCTCTGTTTCTTTTTGGACGTATGGCTCCATAAGGCAATCGCCGCCGCCAAGCAGGGGAAACTATCCGAAGCGCGCCGGCTGTTGGAGCAGGCTGGGGCAGAACGGCAAGCCGCTCACGAGCTGCAAACGTCGTTGCGACAGCCGGAAGGCAGTCTACGGCTGTGACGCTGCTGATGGTGCGCTCCCAAGACCATTTGATGACAGCGATTGCCGTCAAAGAGTTGGCGGCTGAATTCGTCGATTTGTATGAACACATTCAATCGTAAAGGCCAACCCGCCCGTTTCACTCGGACGAGTTTTGGCAACCAATGATGTAACCATAATTTAATTATGTAAACAAAACGGCATCAAAACAGTTGCTCCAACGTTTGCTGCCGGTTGAACGAGGCGGTGCTCCCCGCTCCTTCTTGGCAAACGGAACGGGGGGCACGCCGCCCTTCAGCCGAGCGGTTTACATATCATGGCTTGTGTTATGTTTTTGCCGCGTGTGATTGCGGTTCTTCACTTTTTTCGAACCGTCAAGCGGCTCCGGCTGCCCAGGATTGTCGCCTTTTGGGGCGTTTTTGCGCATATCTTTGCCGTCGTTTTTGTTCGTCATTTGTTGTCCCTCCTTTATCCGTTAGCATGCGGCGTTGTGCTTTCGCTTATTCGGCGCATAATTTGCGCCCGGTTTGAAACGATAAGTAGTGAACGACCGCGATGACTGCGAAGGAGGGACGAGCCATGGTTTACCATAAAACGAAGCAAGAGGCGTTTCAAGCAGCGCAAAAGGCGACGATGGAAGCGAAAGAATGGCACGATCACTTGGTGCGTGATCAAGCCGACTACGGCCACCAGCTGGCCCATCTTCGGCAAGAAGTAAACGAGGCGTTCGCCCAAATTGAAAACGCGCTCGAAGTTGCCTCGGAAACGCAGCGCGTGCAGCTCGAAAAATTCCGCAGCGATTTGCAGGCGATCGTTGACGAAGTCAATGAAAACGAGTAAGGGAATGCCGGCGGCGGACATTCCCTTTTTTCATGCTATGGCAGTCCGGGATGGAGGAATGGCCGCCACGCTATTGGTTCTTTTTTCGTTTTTTGTTGTTTTGGCGCTGTGCTTCTGTCAGTGGTTCATTGGAAAACTCTTCGTTGTAGCCGGCCCCCATTCCTTGCGCTTTGGCGGCGTTCATGCCAGGGATCACGTGGTTTGCTTTTCGCTTTGCCATTCGTTTCACCTCCGCTTCTAGTTTGCGACGAAACGGGCGCCTTATTCCTCTTTTGCCGCCGTTAAGGAAGCCAGCCCGTGAGACACTGGAAATCATTATTTACAACTTGTGCTGTTCTATAATAAGATAAAGTCGTGCCGAACTTTATGGGGATTGGGAGAATTCATGCTATTTTTTCGACTTTTGTGCGAAAAAATAGTATAGTATTATTGTGAAGTGAAGGGGGTTATACATATGGCGAAACAAGATGTGTTCAACGCCCGTTCTTCATTCGAAGTCAACGGTAAAAAATACAATTATTACCATTTGCAAGCGCTTGAAAAAGCGGGAATCGGCCAGGTGAGCCGCCTGCCGTACTCGATCAAAGTGTTGCTTGAATCGGTGCTCCGCCAAGTCGACGGGCGCGTCATTACGAAAGAGCACGTCGAAAACTTGGCGAAATGGGGAACGCCCGAGATGAAGGACATCGACGTGCCGTTTAAGCCGTCGCGCGTCATTTTGCAAGACTTCACGGGCGTGCCGGCTGTCGTTGATTTGGCTTCGATGCGCAAAGCGATGGCGGATCTAGGCGGCGACCCGTACGAAATCAACCCGGAAATTCCGGTCGATCTCGTCATCGACCACTCGGTGCAAGTCGACCGCTACGGGTCAGACGATGCGCTGGAGTACAACATGGATTTGGAATTCAAACGGAACGCCGAACGGTACAAGTTTTTGAAATGGGCGCAAAAAGCGTTTAACAACTATCGTGCCGTTCCGCCGGCAACGGGGATCGTCCACCAAGTAAACTTGGAATATTTGGCAAGCGTCGTTCACGCGGTCGAAGGGGAGAACGGCGAGTACGAGGCGTTCCCGGATACGCTTGTCGGCACGGACTCGCATACGACGATGATCAACGGCCTCGGCGTCCTCGGTTGGGGAGTCGGCGGTATTGAAGCGGAAGCCGGCATGCTCGGCCAGCCGTCGTATTTCCCGGTTCCGGAAGTCATCGGCGTCCGTTTGACAGGCAAGCTGCCGGACGGAGCGACGGCGACTGACCTGGCGCTTAAGGTGACGCAAGTGCTGCGGAAAAAAGGCGTCGTCGGCAAATTCGTTGAATTTTTCGGACCAGGAGTGGCGACTTTGCCGCTTGCCGACCGGGCGACGATCGCCAACATGGCGCCGGAATACGGGGCGACGTGCGGCTTCTTCCCGGTTGACGCCGAAGCGCTTGACTACTTGCGTTTGACCGGCCGCGACGAACATCACGTTCAAGTCGTCGAAGCGTATTGCAAAGCGAACGGTCTGTTCTACACGCCGGATGCACCGGAGCCGGTGTTTACGGATGTTGTGGAAATCAACTTGTCGGAAATTGAAACGAATTTGTCTGGCCCGAAACGGCCGCAAGACTTGATTCCGCTCTCGAAAATGAAACAGTCGTTCCGCGATGCGGTGAAAGCGCCGCAAGGCAACCAAGGCTTTGGTTTGACGGAAGCGGATTTGGAGCGGGAAATTACGGTCGAGTTAAACGGCGAACAAGTGAAATTGAAAACGGGTGCGGTCGTCATCGCGGCGATCACGAGCTGTACCAATACATCCAACCCGTACGTTCTCGTCGCCGCCGGCTTAGTGGCGAAAAAAGCGGTCGAGAAAGGCTTGCAAGTGCCGAAATACGTGAAAACGTCGCTTGCGCCGGGCTCGAAAGTCGTCACCGGCTATTTGCGCGATTCGGGCTTGCTTCCGTATCTTGAGCAGCTCGGCTTCAACATCGTCGGCTACGGCTGCACGACATGCATCGGCAACTCAGGTCCGCTTGCGCCGGAGCTTGAAAAAGCGCTTGCGGAAAGCGACTTGCTTGTCACAAGCGTCTTGTCCGGCAACCGGAACTTTGAAGGCCGCATCCACCCGCTTGTCAAAGGCAACTATTTGGCATCGCCGCCGCTTGTTGTCGCCTATGCGCTCGCCGGCACGGTCGACATTGACTTGCTTAACGAGCCGATTGGCAAAGACAAAGACGGAAACGACGTCTATTTCCGCGACATTTGGCCGTCGATGGAAGAAGTGAAAGACGTCGTCAAACAGGCGGTCGATCCGGAACTGTTCCGCAAAGAATATGAGCGCGTGTTCGACGGAAACCCGCGTTGGAATGCGATCGAAACGACGGACGAACCGCTCTATCAATGGGATGAAAACTCGACGTACATTCAAAATCCGCCGTTCTTTGAAGGCTTGTCGCCGGATGTGCGCAAAGTTGAACCGCTCACCGGCTTGCGCGTCGTCGGCAAGTTCGGCGACTCGGTCACGACCGACCACATCTCGCCAGCTGGGTCGATCGGCAAAAACACGCCGGCAGGTCAATATTTGATTTCAAAAGGCGTCGAGCCGAAAGATTTCAACTCGTACGGTTCGCGGCGCGGCAACCATGAAGTGATGATGCGCGGCACGTTTGCGAACATCCGCATCCGCAACCAAATCGCGCCGGGCACGGAAGGCGGCTATACGACGTACTGGCCGACCGGCGAAGTGATGTCGATGTACGATGCGTGCATGAGATACAAACAAGACGGCACTGGGCTTGTCGTCATCGCCGGCAAAGACTACGGCATGGGCAGCTCGCGCGACTGGGCGGCGAAAGGGACGTTCTTGCTCGGCATTAAAACGGTCATCGCCGAAAGCTTTGAGCGCATCCACCGCTCGAACCTCGTTTTGATGGGCGTCCTGCCGCTGCAATTTAAAGAAGGCGAAAATGCGGAGACGCTCGGCTTGACGGGTAAAGAAGTGTTCGACATTCACATCGATGAAAACGTCAAACCGCGCGATCTCGTCAAAGTGACGGCAACGAACCCGGATACGGGTGAGAAGAAAGAATTTGAGGTCATCGTCCGCTTTGACAGCGAAGTCGAAATCGACTACTATCGCCACGGCGGCATTTTGCAAATGGTGTTGCGCGAAAAATTGGCGAAAGTGAAACAATAACGACAAAAAGCAGGCTCCCATATCGGGAAGCCTGCTTTTATTTTGTGTTGAGCTTTTTCGCTGCGTTCTCAAGCTTGCTTTTTGGATCCGGGGTGAACGTTCCGTCTTGGCCAAAGCCTTGCGGGTTGACGCCCGGCGCCTTCGTGCCGCGGTTTCGGCCGCCGTTTTTGGTCATTGCTCTCACCTCCGCTCTTTACGGATAGTATGGCCGCCCTTGGTCAAAATATAATCAAAGGAGGAAAGCTTCACTGTTTTTCGCTAAGAGCAATCGTTGCGGCTACGATGGGATGTTCCGCTTTTCCCGCCACCGTCTGCCCCAGAGGCGCATGCTTGGCAGTTCGGCGAAAATCATGCCGGCCAAAATCGCAGCGCCGCCAAGCCAGGCCGATGGCGACAGCCGCTCTCCAGCCCAAAGGTAGGCGGTCAAAGCGGCGAACACCGGCTCCATGGCGAAAATCAGCGCGACATGGGCGGGAGTCGTATATTTTTGCACCGCCGTTTGGATGAGAAACGCCGCGGTCGTCGCCAACAACGATGTCACAGCGAGCGCCCCCCATACTTCCGGGCGGCGGAGCACCGCCATATTCCACATTTGCGCGGCGTCTTCAAACCAAAAGGCAAAGAAGAAACAGAGGATGCCGACGGCAAAAATTTGCACCATGGTCAACAGCATCGTCGAATGCTGAGAGGAATAGCGGCCGGTGACGATAATGTGCATGGCAAAGGAAACAGCACAAAGAAAGACAAAGAAATCGCCCTGATTGAACGACAGCTCCGCTCCCCCTGTCAGCCAATATAGGCCGAACGCGGCAAGTGCCGCTCCAACGACCGCATTCACAGACGGTTTTTGCTTTAAAATCAAAAAGGAAAACAATGGAACGAGCACAACGCTCAGTCCGGTAATAAAGCCAGCTTTCGAGGAAGTGGTATACAACAGTCCGATCGTTTGGAATGCGTAGCCGCAAAACAGCCATAGCCCCATCCACGCTCCAGCGCCGATGACTCGCCATGACAACTGGCCGAAGAGTGGGCGGGAAGCGGTAGCCATCCAAGCGAGAAGCAACAAGCCGGCCAAACTGAAGCGAACGGCGTTAAACGACAACGGCTCCAAAAACGAAATGGCATTTTGGACGACGACGAACGTCGCCCCCCAGACGAACGTCACCATGAGCAGACTCAGATCGGCTATGGTTTGACGCTTCAATTCGAATCCTCCCTCTTCATATGCTTGCGCCTCATCTCATTTTGGGTGCTAGCCGCTAGTGTACCACAAGTAGGCCGAAAAAGATAGATATTTTGGAAAAAAGATGGGCGCCTGCGGCAAAATGGTTGATACAAGAAGAAATTGCGCATAATATTAGGTAATGAACAAGGGCGCAAGTGTGGTAAAATAAAAACCAGCTCCGATCATCGCCACGCGGAAGGGTGATAATGCGTTGGACGTACAAATCCACTGGACGTATATCACGCCGAAAAAACAAGAGGCGTTTCTTGTCTCCGATTGGGTCGATGCCAAAAAGGCGCTCGCTTTGGCGGATGATTTTGCAAAAACCGGGCGAACGAAAACAGTGGAGTTCGTCGATCGAAACGGCACGGTGTGGTCAAAAAAAGAGCTGCAAAAGCTGCTTGAGGAGATCGCCGGCGAGCCGCATGAGATCGTTGTGTATTTCGACGGCGGCTTTGACCATGAGACGTCCCAAGGCGGCGCCGGCGCAGTCGTATACTATAAGCAAAACGATCATCGCTACCGGTTGCGCGCCAACCGCCGGCTCGGCGAAATCAAATCCAATAATGAGGCAGAGTATGCGGCGTTTTGGTTTGTCATGCAGCTGCTCGAGGAACTTGGCGTCCATCATTTGCCGGTGACGTTCCGCGGCGACTCCCACGTCGTGTTAAAGCAGCTGTCCGGCGATTGGCCGTGTTTTGAGGATGATTTCAACATCTGGCTTGACCGCATTGAAGCGAAAATGCGCGAGCTTCACATCGAACCGGCGTACGAGCCGATTTCGCGCAAACAAAATAAAGAGGCGGATTCGCTCGCCCGCCAGGCGCTTGAAGGGCAGATCATCACAAGCCGAACGGAATTGACAGGGAAAGGGTAAGGTCGTATGGGAAAGAAGCGGAACCGACGCAAAGAAATATTGGACCAAATCGCTTGGCTGGAGGAAACGTACTGCGATGGCTGCTTTTTAAAAAGCACGTTCCGGAAAGAGTACGGCAAAACGTACGCCCAATCGTTTTGCATCCAGCAATGCACGGTCGGGGAACAAATGCGGCAGTACGGGGAGATGCT is a window from the Geobacillus stearothermophilus ATCC 12980 genome containing:
- a CDS encoding CcdC family protein: MAFITSLIAVVMAFFIFFVRMKASEKPTNAKKIILPPLFMSTGALMFIDPVFRVTRGELIEAVILGLFFSLFLIKTSKFEIRGNDIYLKRSKSFIWILLGLIVIRLGLKTYLGRTIDYRQLSGMFYLLAFSMIVPWRIAMYVSYRKLAAQLRPPILT
- a CDS encoding DUF2621 domain-containing protein yields the protein MLTGWFLWFILVWVVFLLVMMSIGGFFMFRKFLKRLPKEDGKSELDWQEYYIEQTRHLWGDEEKALLEELVRPVPELFRDVARQKIAGKIGELALKEQAPRITRDLLIRGYIIATPKRDHKFLIRTLQAKNIDLAPYQHLLESR
- a CDS encoding cell wall hydrolase: MKKTIAALAITCSLALGSQSVLAEAAGSYTYYQVKKGDTLSKIAKQYHTTVASLKSLNSLKTDTIRIGAKLKVPAAAKRPALASAGKKAISLTAADRKLLAQLVQAETGSLEPFAGKVEVALVVLNRTTHPEFPKTVRGVIYQKTKSGYAFVPVKTGKLTRIQPTKQDYEAVDKALALFPNDRRGSLYFYNPKITKDKWMLSRPVTIRIGHHVFAK
- a CDS encoding small acid-soluble spore protein P, whose protein sequence is MTNKNDGKDMRKNAPKGDNPGQPEPLDGSKKVKNRNHTRQKHNTSHDM
- the sspO gene encoding small acid-soluble spore protein O, with the translated sequence MAKRKANHVIPGMNAAKAQGMGAGYNEEFSNEPLTEAQRQNNKKRKKNQ
- the acnA gene encoding aconitate hydratase AcnA, whose product is MAKQDVFNARSSFEVNGKKYNYYHLQALEKAGIGQVSRLPYSIKVLLESVLRQVDGRVITKEHVENLAKWGTPEMKDIDVPFKPSRVILQDFTGVPAVVDLASMRKAMADLGGDPYEINPEIPVDLVIDHSVQVDRYGSDDALEYNMDLEFKRNAERYKFLKWAQKAFNNYRAVPPATGIVHQVNLEYLASVVHAVEGENGEYEAFPDTLVGTDSHTTMINGLGVLGWGVGGIEAEAGMLGQPSYFPVPEVIGVRLTGKLPDGATATDLALKVTQVLRKKGVVGKFVEFFGPGVATLPLADRATIANMAPEYGATCGFFPVDAEALDYLRLTGRDEHHVQVVEAYCKANGLFYTPDAPEPVFTDVVEINLSEIETNLSGPKRPQDLIPLSKMKQSFRDAVKAPQGNQGFGLTEADLEREITVELNGEQVKLKTGAVVIAAITSCTNTSNPYVLVAAGLVAKKAVEKGLQVPKYVKTSLAPGSKVVTGYLRDSGLLPYLEQLGFNIVGYGCTTCIGNSGPLAPELEKALAESDLLVTSVLSGNRNFEGRIHPLVKGNYLASPPLVVAYALAGTVDIDLLNEPIGKDKDGNDVYFRDIWPSMEEVKDVVKQAVDPELFRKEYERVFDGNPRWNAIETTDEPLYQWDENSTYIQNPPFFEGLSPDVRKVEPLTGLRVVGKFGDSVTTDHISPAGSIGKNTPAGQYLISKGVEPKDFNSYGSRRGNHEVMMRGTFANIRIRNQIAPGTEGGYTTYWPTGEVMSMYDACMRYKQDGTGLVVIAGKDYGMGSSRDWAAKGTFLLGIKTVIAESFERIHRSNLVLMGVLPLQFKEGENAETLGLTGKEVFDIHIDENVKPRDLVKVTATNPDTGEKKEFEVIVRFDSEVEIDYYRHGGILQMVLREKLAKVKQ
- the sspL gene encoding small, acid-soluble spore protein L, coding for MTKNGGRNRGTKAPGVNPQGFGQDGTFTPDPKSKLENAAKKLNTK
- a CDS encoding DMT family transporter codes for the protein MKRQTIADLSLLMVTFVWGATFVVVQNAISFLEPLSFNAVRFSLAGLLLLAWMATASRPLFGQLSWRVIGAGAWMGLWLFCGYAFQTIGLLYTTSSKAGFITGLSVVLVPLFSFLILKQKPSVNAVVGAALAAFGLYWLTGGAELSFNQGDFFVFLCAVSFAMHIIVTGRYSSQHSTMLLTMVQIFAVGILCFFFAFWFEDAAQMWNMAVLRRPEVWGALAVTSLLATTAAFLIQTAVQKYTTPAHVALIFAMEPVFAALTAYLWAGERLSPSAWLGGAAILAGMIFAELPSMRLWGRRWREKRNIPS
- a CDS encoding ribonuclease H family protein is translated as MDVQIHWTYITPKKQEAFLVSDWVDAKKALALADDFAKTGRTKTVEFVDRNGTVWSKKELQKLLEEIAGEPHEIVVYFDGGFDHETSQGGAGAVVYYKQNDHRYRLRANRRLGEIKSNNEAEYAAFWFVMQLLEELGVHHLPVTFRGDSHVVLKQLSGDWPCFEDDFNIWLDRIEAKMRELHIEPAYEPISRKQNKEADSLARQALEGQIITSRTELTGKG
- a CDS encoding zinc-finger domain-containing protein → MGKKRNRRKEILDQIAWLEETYCDGCFLKSTFRKEYGKTYAQSFCIQQCTVGEQMRQYGEMLLSAPPRSRR